Proteins encoded in a region of the Vitis riparia cultivar Riparia Gloire de Montpellier isolate 1030 chromosome 7, EGFV_Vit.rip_1.0, whole genome shotgun sequence genome:
- the LOC117918441 gene encoding uncharacterized protein LOC117918441 isoform X1, with protein MEGTMASTSDADASDLESIKRKLIKSLASSWEEVVQIYEQDPRAHKIEIGPSRNTALHIAVSSGREGIVERLVKSIAKNGNPVDVLSIGNRDGNNPLHLGASLGSISICRCITGEYRQMFGTRNNMDDTPLLRAARYGKKDVFLWLYDMCEGNAAHDYFQNKYGETILHLAIDGGCMDLAFQIICKQEDLMDSVDRDGISPLHVLAEKPTAFRSGIHLGWFNKIIYHCISVEELIPAGTSKAKKNFFQELRKLIKLPGKSKKHLDLENPEEGQGIEHHGHNSTNIGAQGHKPFHSKYGRCLRFIKLFVSQVLLVIISVMPGSSQVRKLKEKKEMHMWSLQILNKLHERAARCTYEMNPKNHEAGSEYEYLIRERDRGMTPILLASRNGIVEMVEKILQLFPMAIHDTNGCNWNIVLEAVENRQSHIYEFLLNSSHLIDKEGAFHAVDYHRNNALHLAGKLANYRYLQRIPTSMLQMQWEVKWYQYVQNSLPPYFVVQKNDRGDTPDEIFQMEHQRLEDASKQWLNSTSNSCSFIAALIATVAFASSASVPGGVKQDTGEPVFENHLAFSIFAMASLVALCCSVISLLIFLAIFISKDQDKDFTTNLPRNFLFGLTSLFISMTAMLTCFCSGNFLMLKGQLKYAAILVYALTGLLMAYFVLKHFPLFIDLLKATFRKVPERIYKEYL; from the exons ATGGAGGGGACAATGGCTTCTACAAGTGATGCGGATGCATCTGATCTGGAGAGCATTAAGAGAAAGTTGATCAAGAGCCTGGCCAGCAGTTGGGAAGAAGTTGTACAGATATACGAGCAAGATCCAAGAGCTCACAAGATCGAGATCGGCCCATCAAGGAACACAGCATTGCATATAGCAGTTTCAAGTGGGCGAGAAGGCATAGTAGAACGACTAGTGAAGTCGATTGCCAAGAATGGTAACCCCGTGGATGTTCTATCTATAGGGAATAGAGATGGGAACAATCCTCTTCATTTGGGGGCCTCACTGGGAAGCATTTCCATCTGCAGATGCATCACTGGTGAGTATAGACAAATGTTTGGTACCCGCAACAACATGGATGATACGCCCCTTTTAAGGGCAGCTCGCTATGGCAAAAAAGATGTTTTCCTCTGGTTGTATGATATGTGTGAAGGCAACGCAGCCCATGACTACTTCCAGAACAAATATGGTGAAACCATTCTCCATCTTGCCATTGACGGAGGATGCATGG ATTTGGCGTTTCAAATTATTTGTAAGCAGGAAGATCTCATGGATTCTGTTGACCGTGATGGAATCTCCCCTCTGCATGTCCTAGCTGAGAAGCCTACTGCATTCAGAAGTGGAATTCATCTCGGCTGGTTCAACAAAATCATTTATCACT GTATTTCTGTTGAAGAGCTCATCCCTGCAGGGACTTCCAAAGCAAAGAAGAACTTCTTTCAAGAGCTACGGAAGCTGATTAAATTACCAG GAAAATCTAAAAAGCACTTGGATCTAGAGAATCCTGAAGAAGGGCAAGGAATTGAACATCATG GTCATAATTCAACGAATATTGGAGCTCAAGGACACAAACCATTCCACTCCAAATATGGCAGATGCCTGAGGTTCATCAAGCTTTTTGTATCCCAAGTACTGCTGGTTATCATCTCAGTGATGCCAG GTTCAAGCCAGGTAAGGAagctaaaagagaaaaaagagatgCACATGTGGTCTCTTCAGATCCTGAACAAACTACATGAACGTGCTGCAAGGTGTACATATGAAATGAATCCCAAAAATCATGAGGCAGGTTCAGAGTATGAATACCTCATAAGGGAAAGAG ATCGGGGGATGACACCAATACTACTTGCATCAAGGAATGGTATCGTGGAAATGGTAGAGAAAATCCTGCAACTGTTTCCTATGGCCATTCATGACACCAACGGCTGTAATTGGAACATAGTGCTGGAGGCAGTAGAGAATAGGCAATCACATATATATGAATTCTTACTCAACAGTAGTCATCTTATTGATAAAGAAGGTGCATTTCACGCTGTTGATTATCACAGGAACAATGCATTGCATCTAGCTGGAAAGCTTGCAAATTACCGCTACCTCCAGCGTATCCCCACCAGCATGTTGCAAATGCAGTGGGAAGTCAAGTGGTACCAG TATGTGCAGAATTCCTTGCCACCATATTTTGTTGTTCAAAAAAATGACAGAGGAGATACCCCAGATGAGATCTTCCAAATGGAACATCAAAGACTTGAAGACGCAAGCAAACAATGGCTAAATAGCACATCCAATTCCTGCTCTTTCATTGCAGCACTTATAGCAACTGTTGCCTTTGCCTCATCAGCCTCTGTACCTGGAGGGGTAAAGCAAGACACTGGGGAACcagtttttgaaaaccatcTGGCTTTCAGTATTTTTGCAATGGCATCGCTAGTTGCTCTTTGCTGTTCAGTGATCTCCTTGCTAATATTCCTCGCCATTTTCATCTCCAAGGACCAAGACAAAGATTTTACTACGAACTTGccaaggaattttttatttgggttAACATCTCTCTTTATATCCATGACAGCCATGTTGACCTGTTTCTGCTCGGGAAACTTCTTGATGCTTAAGGGTCAACTAAAATATGCTGCAATTCTGGTATATGCACTCACCGGCCTGCTAATGGCGTACTTTGTTCTGAAGCACTTTCCATTATTTATTGATCTTCTGAAGGCTACATTTCGTAAGGTGCCTGAGCGTATATACAAGGAGTATCTGTAG